The DNA segment GTTGCAGAGCATGTGCGTGATGAAGCTGTATTTCCAGCCGGGCACGAACATGTCGGAGGCGACCGCGAACACGGTGGCCTACTCGAACAAGGCCGTGTCGATCATGCCTTACGGCTCGCAGCCGCCGTTCATCATCCGTCTCGACGCGGGCAGCCTGCCGGTGGGATACCTGGTCTTCGCCAGCAAGACGAAGACGATCGCCGAGATCCAGGACATGGCCATGTACCGTGTCCGGCCGATGTTCGCGAGCATCCCTGGCACGATGTCGCCCCCGCCCTTCGGCGGCAACGTCCGGGCGATCGTCATCAACCTCGACCCCGACCGCTTGAGGTCGTACGGGCTCTCGCCGCAGGACGTGGTCGAGGCCCTCGATCGCGGCAATTACGCGAGCCCATCCGGCAACGTCACGATCAAGGACCAGATGGCCGTGGTCCCCGCCAACACGATGGTGTTGGATCCGAAGGAGTTGAACAACGTCCCGCTGAAGCTCGGCCAGAACGTCTACATCCGCGACGTGGGGAAGGTGTCCGATTCGTCCGACATCGAGGTCGGCTACGCGCTGGTCAACGGCCGGACCTCGGTCTACTTGCCGGTGGTCAAGAGGGCCGACGCGTCGACCCTGTCAGTCGTGGCCGACGTCAAGGCGAGCCTCCCGCGTTTCCAGGCCGCCCTCCCGGACGACGTGACGATCTCTTATGAGTTCGATGAATCGCCGATCGTCCACCGGGCCATCGAGAGCGTCGGCGTCGAAGGGGCGTTGGGAGCCGGCCTGACGGGCCTGATGGTGCTCCTCTTCCTGCGCGACCTCCGCAGCGTGATCGTGGTCGTCCTGAACATCCCGTTGGCCCTCCTGGGATCGATCATCGTCCTGGACCTGACCGGCAACACGATCAACGTCATGACGCTCGGCGGCCTGGCCCTGGCCATTGGCATCCTCGTCGACGAGGCGACCGTCGAGGTGGAAAACATCCACACGCAGATGGAGCACACCCCTTCGATCGCGCGAGCCGTCCGCCAGGGCAACCTGGAAACGGCCGTGCCGCGACTGCTCGCGTTGTTGTGCATCCTCTCGGTGTTCATCCCCTCGTTCATCATGCAGGGGGCGGTGAAAGCCCTGTTCCTGCCGCTCTCGCTGGCGGTGGGCGCGTCGATGATCACGTCGTACCTGCTGTCGAGCACGCTCGTCCCGGTCCTCAGCGTCTGGCTCCTGACCGGCCACGAACACGATCACGACGCAGAGAAGGCCGACCGCGAGAACCACCCTGGGATGTTCTCCCGGCTGATGGGCGTGTTCGAGAGCGTCCTGGGCTGGACCGTCAAGCATCGAGTCAAGGTGGTGGCCGCCTACCTGGCGATCACCGCGACTGTAGTCGTCCTGGTTGGGACTCAACTCGGACGCGAATTGTTCCCGAGAGTGAACGCGGGCCAGTTCCAGATGCGAGTCAGGCCGCCTGAGGGGACGCGGTACGACCTGACGCTGCGGGTCGCCCAGAAGACGCTGGAGGCGATCGGCGAGGAGGTCGGGCCGGAAAACGTCGCGACCAGCATGGGCTACATTGGGGCCATCCCTCCCCAGTTCACGGTGAATCTCGCCTACCAGTGGAGCCGCGGGCCCGACGACAGCATGCTCCGCGTCGGACTTCGCCCCGGGAGCAAGATCGACGTCTTCGAACTCCAGGAGAATCTCCGAAAGTCGCTGCCGGAGAAGGTCGGCTCGTGGTTCCGCGACGAGTTGATCCGTCTGGGAGTCGATAAGGACGACGCCGAGGAGCGCGCCGACCGTCTGGTCTTCGCCTTCGAGCCTGGCGACCTGATCTCCTCGACGATGAGCCTGGGCTCCCCTGCGCCGATCGAGGTGGTCGTCAACGGCCGCAACCTCACCGACACGGCCGCGTTCATGGACCGGGTCTACGAGCAGTTGGATAAGGTGCCCAGCCTCCGCGACCTCCAGATCCAGCAGACGCTCCACTATCCGACGGTCCAGGTAGTCGTCGACCGCGAGCGGGCTGGGCTCAGTGGAGTCACGGCCCGCGACATCGGCGATTCGATGATCGCGGCGACTTACTCGAGCCGCTTCACGTCGCGAAATTACTGGCGCGACGACATCTCAGGGACTTCCTATCAGGTCCAGGTGAGCGTCCCACCGACGAAGATGACGGAGGCCACGGACGTCTCCCTGATCCCGATCACCAAGTCGGGCCGACGACCCGACGCCCCCGTCGAGCCGTCGAATCCCGAGAGCCCCCTGCTCCTCCGCGACGTCGCCCGCGTGATGCGATCGGCCATGCCCGGCGAGATCGACCGCTACAACATGAGGCGCTACCTCAGCGTGACGGCCAACGTCGAGGGCGAAGACCTGGGCCGGGCGATCACTCAGGTCCGCCAGGCGATCAAGGCCGCCGGCGAGCCTCCCCGCGGCGTCGAGGTCGACATGCGGGGCCAGGTCAAGCCGATGGAGCAGATGTTTACGAGCCTGCAAATCGGCCTCGCGGTGGCGGTCCTGGTGATCCTGATCATGCTCACGGCCTACTTCCAGTCGTTCCGACTGGCGTTGACGGCGGTGGCCTCGGTGCCGGCGGTCCTCACCGGCGTCGTGCTGGCGCTGTATCTCACAAACACGACCTTGAATATCGAATCGTTCATGGGCGCGATCATGGCGGTGGGCGTCGCGGTGTCGAACGCGATCCTGCTGGTCAGCTTCGCCGATCGAGACCGTCGCGAACTGCACCTCGCGCCCGCCGAGGCGGCCGTGATGGCGGCGAAAGGACGCCTGCGGCCGATCATCATGACGAGCTGCGCCATGATCGCGGGGATGATCCCCATGTCGCTGGCCCTGGAAGAGGGGAGCGAGCAGAACGCGCCGCTCGGCCGGGCGGTGGTGGGAGGGATGGCGATGTCCACCTTCGCCGCGCTGCTGGTCATTCCCGCCGTGTTCACGCTGGTCATGGCCAGGGCCTCCAAGGTGTCGCCGTCGCTCGACCCCGACGACCCGGAGAGCCCGCACTACGATCCGGCAGCGGCGACGCATCACGACGGCCATCACGCCGCCCCAGGGCACTCCCACGATCATCACAGAAACGGAGACTCGCGGGCCGACGCCCCCCCTCCGTTAGACGGCGCCCCGAGCAACGGCCAGGCATCGCCACCTGAGGAGTCCCCGAATGTCCACCACACGTAACAAGGGCGGCCGGCGTTGCGCCTTCCTGGGCGCCACCGTCGCCTTGCTGACCCTCGCGCCAGGTTGCTCCCATCATGAAGCCGCTCCGCCTCCCAAAGGCGAGAAGCGCCCGGACGCCGTCGATCCCCAGTCGTTCAGTGTCCAGCGCCGCGACATCCAGATGCAGGTCGTGCAGCCCGGGACCGTCCAGGCTTATGAGTCGACCCCGATCTTCTCGCGGATCAATGGATACGTCGAGAAATACAACGTCAACATCGGCGACCGCGTGAAGGTCGGCGACGTCCTCTTGACCATGTGGGTCCCCGACCTCGTCGAGTCACTGAACCAGAAGACGGCGATGGTCGACCGGGCCAAGGTGGAAATCCGAGTCGCCGAGAGCAGCCTCCGCTCGGCGGAAGCCACCCTGGAGAACGCCAAGGCGCACATCGTGTCCTCGCAAGCGGTGGTCAAGCGGTCGCAGGCCGCCTACACGCGGTGGGAGTCGGAATACAACCGCCTCAACCAACTCGTCGCCAACCAGGTGTTGAACAGCCAGGTCCGCGACGAGACCTACCGTCAGTTCGAGGAAGCCGCGGCCACGCGAGACCAGTCGGATGCGATGGTCAACGAAGCCGTCGCCAGCCGCGACCGCGCCGCGGCCGACCTGGAACGGGCCAGGGTCGACGTCGAGTCCGCCAAGGCGGAACTGTCCGTCGCCGAGGCCGAACGTCGCCAGGCCCAGGTGCTCGTCGACTACGGTCAGATCAAGGCCTCTTACGACGGCGTCATCACTCAGCGCAACGTCAGTCCCGGGGACTATCTGCAGGCCGGCGGCGGGACCGGCGACACGAATCGGCCGCTCTTCGTCCTGGAGCAGACGGACCCGGTCCGCGTCTTCGTCGGCGTCCCCGAGCTGGCGGCCAACTTCATCAAGGACGGCGACACCGCGCTGGTCCGCATCCAGGCCGTCGCGGGCGCGCTACGCGCCGGCAAGATCGTCCGCACCAGCTTCTCGCTCAATCCCACGACGCGGACGCTTCAGACCGAGATCGACATCCCCAACTCCGACGGCCACCTCCGACCCGGCATGTACGTCACCGTGGTCGTGACCGTCGACCGCAAGCAGGTGTTTTCGGTTCCCTCGAACGCGGTCATCTTCGTGGGAGGCCAGAACTACGCTCTCGACCTGAGCATCAACGGCAAGATCATCCGCACGCCCGTCCTTGTGGGTCCCTCGGATGATCAGTACACGGAGATCCTCCGCAAACGTCCCCCGGGCGCCCCGCCCGAAGGCTGGACGATGCTCGACGGCGATGAGGTCGTCGTCGTGAACGCAACCAAGTCGGGCATGGACAAGCCGGCAGAGCCGGCGAAGTGATCGGCCGCACGACGTGGCTCAGCGAACGCGGACGAGCTTCCCAGCCAGGTCACGCTCGAAGGCTGGGGGCCTCAAGGTGAGCCGGCCGGATTCGGGTCGAGTCTCCACGGTTCCGACGACATCCCCCTTGAAGGTGTCCCACCACTCGACGCGCCATGAGGAATCGGCGGGGGCGTCGAGCGTCAGTTTGAGGCCGGCCCATCGGTCCGGCGGAGCGCCGGAGTACGGGTCGCGCCAGGTGCTGTTGCGGTCGTGAACCCAGAGGACCATCAGGTCGTCGCCCGCCACCGCGAGGGCGTCGACGTCCGGAAAGCGGCTCGACCGATACGAGGGGACGGTGATCGAACGGACCTGGAGCCAGTCCCCCTCCAGGTTGGCGATCGACAGTTCATGGCGTCCGGCGGGGACCTCCACGGCGACGTCCTCATCGTAACTGGCCACCCAGACCTTGTAGGGTTCCAGCAGTCGAGACGACTTCCACGGCCCCTTGCCCGGCTCGCCGGTCGTCAATGCTCGATTCACCGCTTCGCGACCGTCCACGGCGATCCGCAGCCGGGCCGACGTGCAAACCTCGCCGATCCTCACGAGCACCTTGCCAGGCTGCGGCATGTCGAGCGTCCAGACGACCTCGGAGTACAGTTCCTTGCCGTCGCCCCCGCGTTTGGGACTGCCGAGCGTCATGGCGACCGGCCCGCCTTTCAAGGTCCCGTCACGGTTGACTTCGTGGCGATTCGAGGGCGTCCGGCCCCACTCCTTCGATGCGGAGACGGTCACGTCGTGAAACGTCTCGGGGGCATCGGCCGGTCCTTCAACGGCGATCCGCTCGACGGGCTTCATCGGGTTGTTCGCCCAGTCGATGGAGTCGGTGAATTTCCGGACCGGCGTGAGGACCTGATAGGCGTCCTTGGGGTGGACGTAAGAGTCCCACCACCAGAGCATGGCCGTACCGGCCGACCCGGAGGCGATCGCCGTCCAGGCGCCGTTGTGCATGTTGATCGCCCGGCCCTGGGGGTCCCACTTCTGGTCGCCGGCCTGCCAGTCGATGCCGAACTCAGCCAGGAGGTAGGGCTTGCCGAACTTGAGGTTCGCCTGCGTCTCCCGGTGGATGCGCGAGGTGAAGTCCAGGACGTTGCCGGCCTGGCCGTACATGTGAGTCATTGAGAAGTCGATGTTCGGGTCGTTCCAGATCGGCGGGGAACCGTAGCTGGTGCTGACGAGACGACGGTTGGGGTCGATCTCCTTCAGGTAGGCGGCCATCTCGCGGGTCCAGGCCTCGACGGCCGGATTCGGCTCGACCTCGTTCCAGAACTCCCAGGCGAACACGAACGGCGACCATCCCCAGCGCGCGACGAGATAACGTAGACGCCGCTTGTAAAGCTTGCGGGCCGTCTCGTCGGTCCAGAAGTCCTGAGGCCGGGCGCAGGGGCCGCCGTTCTTGGCGTTGTACGGGTTGCTGACCCAGCTTCCCTCGTTGAAGTAGCCGCCGTCCTTGAACTCGCCGTAGGTGCCGATGCAGTACATCAGCCGAACGCCGTTGGCCTCGGCGATCCGCAAGACCTCATCAAGCCGCCAGGCGTTGTCGAGCGCGTAACGGCCGAGCCCTTGATAGGAGCCGGTCCCCGCCTTGGGAGTCGGTCGGGGCATCCACTCCAGGCCCTTCTCGTTGAACGCCAGCCAGAGCCGCGCCCAGTTGCCCCCCGCCTTGCCGAGGGCGCCGAACCAGTTCTCATAGCTCTCCAGCGGGTTCCGATCGTTGGCCCAGCAGACGTTCTCGCCCACGGCGAAATAGGACGAGCCGTCGTCGAACCGGAAGTAATGCGGAGCCTTCTCCGCAACGCGGATGAACCCCGGCGACTTCGACGCAACGGCCGTGAACATCAGGGGCTTCGAGCGGACCTCGCCGCTCGCGTCCTTCACCTTGATGGTCATCGAATGCCGACCGGCGACGACGGGCGAATACTTGACGCGAAATCCGCCGGGGCCGGCTGGCTTCAACGTCTCAGCCCTGTCGGTTCTCTCAAGCTGGAACGGCGACTGGTAATAGCCGGGAACGCTGGTTTTGCGGCCGTCGGGGGCGACGACCTCGGCGTCCACGGTGATCTGATCGGGGTCGAAGGGGTTCTCGTAGCGGGCGTGAACATCGAGGTCGATCGTAACCGGCGCGAAGACGTCGACGCGATCGCGGTCGAGCCGGGCGTCGGCGATCGCCAGCGGGCGATCATCGCTCCCAGCGGCGACGCCGCTCGCGTTCGCCTCCTTCGCGAGTACGCCGGCGGCCTGGGCCTTGAACGCCAGACTGATACGGATCGGCTTCCGCGCTAGAACCTCGCCGCCGCTGGTCATCGCCATCAGGCTGAAGTGCGGGGCGTTCCACTTGCGATCGTCCTGAATCTGAATTCGCGCGTCGCCGGGATCGATCCTCAGTCCTTGCTCTTCCGGCTTCTCGAAGCCGATCCAGCGCGGTCGGCCCCCCCAAACGACGTAGTGCTCGGCGTCAAGGGCGGGGGGAAGGACGCCGTGAGGCGCCTCGTCGTCGCCGATGAAGTATGAAGTCTTGCCGGCGTGCTCGGCCGTCTCCAGGGCACCGCGGAGCACCACCGCCTCAATCTCGGCCTCCTCGTCGGGGATGGCCTCGAACTCCAGGCGAACCTCGTCTTTCTGGCGAACGATCCGCTCGATCAGAACGCCCGCGAAGGGCTCGTGGAGCGGGATGACGTAGGTGGTGAGGTCCCCCTCCTTGCGAATGGAGACCTCGGAGGGGTCGGCGGTCCGCTGGTTGGCCAGGTCGCCCTTCCAGCCGGGCTTCACCACGGCGACGCCCACATCCTTGAGGACGTCGACGCCCCCCACGAGCACGCGAGCGACGCCCCGGGCGTCGGCCTCGACGGCGACCTGCGCCCTCGCCATCGCGGGGACGAGGAGCAGGATCAAGACGGCCGAGAATGAGGTCTTCATCGGGCGGCCCTTTCCATTCGTGAAAATCAGCCGACGGCCGGCGCGGCGGGCTGCTGCTGGGAGAGGCAATGGAGAGTTCCCAGGCCGAGCACCAGGTCCACGCAGTGGACTCCGACGACCTCGCGTTTGGGAAACAGCTCGGCCAGCGTATTCAAGGCGATCCGATCGTTGGGATCGTTGAACGTCGGCACGATGACGACGCCGTTGGCGATGTAGAAGTTGGCGTAGCTCGCGGGCAGAATTTCGCCCTCGAAGGTCACCGGCGCGGGCATCGGCAGCTCGACGACGCGCAGAGGCTTGCCGTTTTGGTCGCGGGCCTTGCGGAGTCGTTGGAGATTGTCCTGGAGCGGCTCGTGGTTCGGGTCGTCCCGGTTCGGCTCGACGACGGCGACGACCGTCTTCGCATCAACGAACCGGGCGATGTCGTCGACGTGGCCGTGGGTGTCGTCGCCGTGGACGCCCCGGCCAAGCCAGATCACGTTGGGAGCGCCGAGGAAGTCGGCGAAAACCTGCTCGATTCCCTCGCGGCCGAGCCCCGGGTTGCGCGCCTGGACGTCCGACAGCAGGCACTCCTCGGTCGTGAGGAGCGTCCCCTTGCCGTTGACGTCGATGGAGCCTCCCTCCAGCACGACCCGGCGCGAGAGGCCGTCGACCTGGACGCGGGGCGTCCACCGGTGCAGGCTCGTCTTACGGGCGATGCGACGGCCCAGGCGCTTGTCCTCGTGGTAGTTGTCGTACTTGGCCCAGGCGTTGAACTTCCAGTTGACCATCGCCACCGGCTCGGCGGGCTCCCCCTCCACGCCCTTGGGCTCGCCGTCGCGGACGACGAACGACGGGGCCGAGTCGCGAAGCCAGACGCGGTCGGTGGCGGCGCGGAAGAATCGGACGCGGTCCAGATGCGCGCCCGCCTTTTCGATCTTGAGGGCCGCCTTGCTCTCCATGGCGCGATCGGCGACGACGACGTTGACGGTCTCATGCCGAGAGAGGATGCGGACGATCTCGGTGTAGACCCAGGGCGTGGGCGCAAACTTGCCCGGCCAGTCCTCGTGGTTGTGAGGCCAGGCGATCCAGGTCGCCTCATGGGGCTCCCATTCGGCGGGCATCCGGAAACCGAGCTGCGCGGGGGTCGTGGGCATGGTCATGGGGAGGTTGGGGCTCGTCTCGAGGCGTCAGCTTCAGTCCAGGAACCGCTGGGTGATCGGCGCATAGGCGTCGATGCGACGGTCGCGGAGGAAGGGCCAGTTGCGGCGGGTCTCTTCCTGGAGGCGGGGATCGCATTCGGCGATGAGCACTTCCTCGCGGTCGCGCGAAGCCTTCGCCAGGATCCGGCCGAACGGATCGGCCAGGAACGATCCGCCCCAGAACTCCAGGCCGCCGTCGGGGGCGCCTTCATGGCCGATCCGGTTGATCGCCCCGACGAAAACGCCGTTGGCGATAGCGTGGGCGCGCTGCATCGTCTCCCAGGCGGACGCCTGAGCCTCGCCGAACTCCGCCTTCTCGCTGGGGTGCCAGCCGATGGCCGTTGGGTAGAAGAGGACCTCCGCCCCCTGCATGGCCGTAAGGCGAGCGGCCTCGGGATACCACTGGTCCCAGCAGACGAGCGTCCCGACCTTCGCGTGCTTCGTCTCGAAGGTCTTGAAGCCGAGGTCGCCGGGGGTGAAGTAGTACTTTTCGTAGTACAACGGATCGTCGGGGATGTGCATCTTGCGATACTTGCCGACGAGCGAACCGTCCGACTCCAGCACGACGGCCGTGTTGTGGTAGACCCCGGCCGCACGCCGCTCGAAGAGCGAGCCGACGATCGTCATCTTCGTCTCGCGGGCGACCTTCGCCAGGGCGTCGGTGCTCGGCCCCGGGATCGGCTCGGCGAGATCGAAGGTCGAGGCGTCCTCGGTCTGGCAGAAATACTGCGTGAGGAAAAGCTCGGGAAGACAGGCGACCTGCGCCCCCTTCGACGCCGCCTCGCGCAGCATGTCGCACGCCCGACGCAGGTTGTCGGCCGGGTCGGTCGAGCACCTCATCTGGATCAATCCCACGCGGAACGGCGGGCGGTTCGCCCTCATCGCTTCGAGCCTCAAAGAACGGACGGTTGCGGTTCAGTCCCAAACGACATCGTAACAGTACGCACAGCCGAGGGCTAAGGCCAGGTCCACCGGCCGCGGTTGAATCCCAGGCGTCGGACCGTTACGCTTTTCAGCATGATCGCGGGCTCGCCCCGCGGCAATGTCGCGAAGTTCCGTCATCGACCTGCAGACCGAA comes from the Paludisphaera rhizosphaerae genome and includes:
- a CDS encoding efflux RND transporter permease subunit, with the protein product MNPIIFALRRPVTVLMLMLALALGGLYSLYRMQKDIFPSLNQPVIYVVHSYGGMDPKQIEGLATNVYETLFQYISGLEHVESRSLQSMCVMKLYFQPGTNMSEATANTVAYSNKAVSIMPYGSQPPFIIRLDAGSLPVGYLVFASKTKTIAEIQDMAMYRVRPMFASIPGTMSPPPFGGNVRAIVINLDPDRLRSYGLSPQDVVEALDRGNYASPSGNVTIKDQMAVVPANTMVLDPKELNNVPLKLGQNVYIRDVGKVSDSSDIEVGYALVNGRTSVYLPVVKRADASTLSVVADVKASLPRFQAALPDDVTISYEFDESPIVHRAIESVGVEGALGAGLTGLMVLLFLRDLRSVIVVVLNIPLALLGSIIVLDLTGNTINVMTLGGLALAIGILVDEATVEVENIHTQMEHTPSIARAVRQGNLETAVPRLLALLCILSVFIPSFIMQGAVKALFLPLSLAVGASMITSYLLSSTLVPVLSVWLLTGHEHDHDAEKADRENHPGMFSRLMGVFESVLGWTVKHRVKVVAAYLAITATVVVLVGTQLGRELFPRVNAGQFQMRVRPPEGTRYDLTLRVAQKTLEAIGEEVGPENVATSMGYIGAIPPQFTVNLAYQWSRGPDDSMLRVGLRPGSKIDVFELQENLRKSLPEKVGSWFRDELIRLGVDKDDAEERADRLVFAFEPGDLISSTMSLGSPAPIEVVVNGRNLTDTAAFMDRVYEQLDKVPSLRDLQIQQTLHYPTVQVVVDRERAGLSGVTARDIGDSMIAATYSSRFTSRNYWRDDISGTSYQVQVSVPPTKMTEATDVSLIPITKSGRRPDAPVEPSNPESPLLLRDVARVMRSAMPGEIDRYNMRRYLSVTANVEGEDLGRAITQVRQAIKAAGEPPRGVEVDMRGQVKPMEQMFTSLQIGLAVAVLVILIMLTAYFQSFRLALTAVASVPAVLTGVVLALYLTNTTLNIESFMGAIMAVGVAVSNAILLVSFADRDRRELHLAPAEAAVMAAKGRLRPIIMTSCAMIAGMIPMSLALEEGSEQNAPLGRAVVGGMAMSTFAALLVIPAVFTLVMARASKVSPSLDPDDPESPHYDPAAATHHDGHHAAPGHSHDHHRNGDSRADAPPPLDGAPSNGQASPPEESPNVHHT
- a CDS encoding agmatine deiminase family protein, which encodes MPTTPAQLGFRMPAEWEPHEATWIAWPHNHEDWPGKFAPTPWVYTEIVRILSRHETVNVVVADRAMESKAALKIEKAGAHLDRVRFFRAATDRVWLRDSAPSFVVRDGEPKGVEGEPAEPVAMVNWKFNAWAKYDNYHEDKRLGRRIARKTSLHRWTPRVQVDGLSRRVVLEGGSIDVNGKGTLLTTEECLLSDVQARNPGLGREGIEQVFADFLGAPNVIWLGRGVHGDDTHGHVDDIARFVDAKTVVAVVEPNRDDPNHEPLQDNLQRLRKARDQNGKPLRVVELPMPAPVTFEGEILPASYANFYIANGVVIVPTFNDPNDRIALNTLAELFPKREVVGVHCVDLVLGLGTLHCLSQQQPAAPAVG
- a CDS encoding efflux RND transporter periplasmic adaptor subunit; this translates as MSTTRNKGGRRCAFLGATVALLTLAPGCSHHEAAPPPKGEKRPDAVDPQSFSVQRRDIQMQVVQPGTVQAYESTPIFSRINGYVEKYNVNIGDRVKVGDVLLTMWVPDLVESLNQKTAMVDRAKVEIRVAESSLRSAEATLENAKAHIVSSQAVVKRSQAAYTRWESEYNRLNQLVANQVLNSQVRDETYRQFEEAAATRDQSDAMVNEAVASRDRAAADLERARVDVESAKAELSVAEAERRQAQVLVDYGQIKASYDGVITQRNVSPGDYLQAGGGTGDTNRPLFVLEQTDPVRVFVGVPELAANFIKDGDTALVRIQAVAGALRAGKIVRTSFSLNPTTRTLQTEIDIPNSDGHLRPGMYVTVVVTVDRKQVFSVPSNAVIFVGGQNYALDLSINGKIIRTPVLVGPSDDQYTEILRKRPPGAPPEGWTMLDGDEVVVVNATKSGMDKPAEPAK
- a CDS encoding carbon-nitrogen hydrolase, whose amino-acid sequence is MRANRPPFRVGLIQMRCSTDPADNLRRACDMLREAASKGAQVACLPELFLTQYFCQTEDASTFDLAEPIPGPSTDALAKVARETKMTIVGSLFERRAAGVYHNTAVVLESDGSLVGKYRKMHIPDDPLYYEKYYFTPGDLGFKTFETKHAKVGTLVCWDQWYPEAARLTAMQGAEVLFYPTAIGWHPSEKAEFGEAQASAWETMQRAHAIANGVFVGAINRIGHEGAPDGGLEFWGGSFLADPFGRILAKASRDREEVLIAECDPRLQEETRRNWPFLRDRRIDAYAPITQRFLD
- a CDS encoding glycoside hydrolase 5 family protein, with product MKTSFSAVLILLLVPAMARAQVAVEADARGVARVLVGGVDVLKDVGVAVVKPGWKGDLANQRTADPSEVSIRKEGDLTTYVIPLHEPFAGVLIERIVRQKDEVRLEFEAIPDEEAEIEAVVLRGALETAEHAGKTSYFIGDDEAPHGVLPPALDAEHYVVWGGRPRWIGFEKPEEQGLRIDPGDARIQIQDDRKWNAPHFSLMAMTSGGEVLARKPIRISLAFKAQAAGVLAKEANASGVAAGSDDRPLAIADARLDRDRVDVFAPVTIDLDVHARYENPFDPDQITVDAEVVAPDGRKTSVPGYYQSPFQLERTDRAETLKPAGPGGFRVKYSPVVAGRHSMTIKVKDASGEVRSKPLMFTAVASKSPGFIRVAEKAPHYFRFDDGSSYFAVGENVCWANDRNPLESYENWFGALGKAGGNWARLWLAFNEKGLEWMPRPTPKAGTGSYQGLGRYALDNAWRLDEVLRIAEANGVRLMYCIGTYGEFKDGGYFNEGSWVSNPYNAKNGGPCARPQDFWTDETARKLYKRRLRYLVARWGWSPFVFAWEFWNEVEPNPAVEAWTREMAAYLKEIDPNRRLVSTSYGSPPIWNDPNIDFSMTHMYGQAGNVLDFTSRIHRETQANLKFGKPYLLAEFGIDWQAGDQKWDPQGRAINMHNGAWTAIASGSAGTAMLWWWDSYVHPKDAYQVLTPVRKFTDSIDWANNPMKPVERIAVEGPADAPETFHDVTVSASKEWGRTPSNRHEVNRDGTLKGGPVAMTLGSPKRGGDGKELYSEVVWTLDMPQPGKVLVRIGEVCTSARLRIAVDGREAVNRALTTGEPGKGPWKSSRLLEPYKVWVASYDEDVAVEVPAGRHELSIANLEGDWLQVRSITVPSYRSSRFPDVDALAVAGDDLMVLWVHDRNSTWRDPYSGAPPDRWAGLKLTLDAPADSSWRVEWWDTFKGDVVGTVETRPESGRLTLRPPAFERDLAGKLVRVR